The Armatimonadota bacterium genome includes a window with the following:
- the surE gene encoding 5'-nucleotidase SurE: protein MPHVDRVILITNDDGVHSRGILELKQALQDMGDVYVVAPDRGRSACGHGITLHKPLRLNRVTLADGSEAWSTSGLPTDCVHIGIGAVCPRRPDLVFSGINLGANLGWELTYSGTVAGAMEGAAFGVPSVAISVTTYEDGDVFGPSARFARRLADILLERPLPEGAFLNVNVPALREQDIAGVAVTRLGIRRYPGRVEARRDPVGRTYYWLGGDEPEDGLEEGTDVLAVRQRFISVTPVHLDLTAHSAIEHVRTWPLDGCLAGAGLPAAD from the coding sequence ATGCCTCACGTGGACCGAGTGATCCTCATCACCAATGACGACGGGGTGCATTCCCGCGGCATTCTTGAGCTCAAGCAGGCCCTTCAGGATATGGGGGACGTGTATGTCGTCGCCCCGGACCGCGGCAGGAGTGCCTGCGGGCACGGAATCACCCTGCATAAACCTTTGCGCCTGAACAGGGTGACTCTGGCCGACGGTTCGGAAGCGTGGTCTACCTCGGGCCTGCCGACGGACTGTGTCCACATCGGCATCGGCGCGGTCTGTCCGCGGCGCCCGGATCTGGTCTTCTCAGGAATCAATCTCGGCGCCAACCTGGGATGGGAGCTCACCTACTCCGGCACGGTGGCCGGAGCCATGGAGGGTGCAGCCTTCGGAGTGCCTTCTGTAGCTATCTCCGTCACCACTTACGAAGATGGCGACGTATTCGGTCCGTCGGCGCGGTTTGCGCGCAGGTTGGCTGACATTTTGCTGGAACGTCCTTTGCCGGAGGGTGCATTCCTGAACGTCAACGTTCCAGCACTCCGCGAGCAGGATATCGCCGGCGTGGCGGTGACACGCCTTGGGATCCGGCGCTATCCGGGACGCGTGGAAGCTCGCCGCGATCCAGTCGGACGCACCTATTACTGGCTGGGCGGAGACGAACCGGAGGACGGGCTGGAGGAGGGCACGGACGTCCTCGCTGTGCGGCAACGGTTCATCTCCGTCACTCCGGTCCATCTGGATCTCACTGCCCACTCTGCCATCGAGCACGTGCGGACCTGGCCGCTGGATGGCTGTCTCGCCGGGGCCGGCTTGCCTGCGGCGGACTGA
- a CDS encoding 4Fe-4S ferredoxin, producing the protein MAVTTLRKIIRIDEEKCDGCGLCIPNCVEGALAIVDGKARLVSERYCDGLGACLGHCPKGAITIEEREAEEFDEAAVEKRLREQGISAADHAHSHAAQSPGAAQAAHSGCPGARMMDFREQAPRPAHDAHAPSTPSELRQWPVKINLVNPAAPYFQDAHLLIAADCAPFALASFHPDFLRGRAVVIGCPKFDDLGGYLKKLTAILEMNDIQSITVLHMEVPCCFGLVQAAKQAVLAAGKQVPVDVKMVGIRGEILEPIF; encoded by the coding sequence ATGGCTGTCACAACGCTGCGGAAGATCATCCGCATAGACGAAGAGAAGTGCGACGGATGCGGTCTGTGCATCCCGAACTGCGTGGAAGGCGCACTGGCCATTGTGGACGGGAAGGCGAGGCTGGTGTCCGAACGCTACTGCGACGGACTGGGAGCCTGCCTGGGGCACTGTCCAAAGGGAGCCATCACCATCGAGGAACGTGAGGCCGAAGAGTTCGATGAGGCCGCCGTCGAAAAGCGCCTGCGGGAACAGGGTATCTCAGCGGCCGATCATGCTCACTCGCACGCCGCGCAATCGCCGGGGGCCGCTCAGGCTGCCCATAGCGGGTGCCCCGGAGCACGCATGATGGACTTCCGCGAACAGGCCCCGCGCCCGGCGCACGATGCCCACGCGCCTTCTACTCCGAGCGAGCTGCGGCAGTGGCCCGTCAAGATCAACCTGGTGAACCCGGCAGCACCCTATTTCCAGGATGCCCATCTGTTGATCGCGGCCGACTGCGCGCCTTTCGCGCTGGCATCGTTCCACCCGGACTTTTTGCGGGGTCGAGCAGTTGTGATCGGATGTCCGAAGTTCGATGACCTTGGCGGCTACCTGAAGAAACTCACCGCCATCCTGGAGATGAACGACATCCAATCCATCACCGTGCTGCACATGGAGGTTCCCTGCTGCTTCGGGTTGGTTCAGGCGGCCAAACAGGCGGTGCTTGCCGCCGGAAAACAGGTGCCCGTTGACGTGAAGATGGTGGGCATCAGGGGAGAGATCCTGGAGCCGATTTTCTGA